The following is a genomic window from Antechinus flavipes isolate AdamAnt ecotype Samford, QLD, Australia chromosome 3, AdamAnt_v2, whole genome shotgun sequence.
GCTGGGAATGGGAACAGGACTATGGATCTGGCTCTGACAGGATGGGGGGAGACATGGGGGACATCTGATaaattacagaatggggagaggtacccaacattctgatgatgcctaagataggtctttctccttatctagatcatcatgattaggagggaggggtgatattgcaggattgaccagaacaattaggtcacaattcagggaaaccaaggtaggacaatttagggaaactgagtcaggataataagagaactgtggcacaacaaaaatAGTCAAAGACACATTCCTTGACCTAGACGAGCTCATACAGTGTACAGTGTAACTATGATGTAATAGGACTGTGTCCCCCTGATCTTTGGGGGGATGGATCTGGGTTGGAAAAACCCTGAATCTCAACCCCTCCCCACTTTTGGGAGCATCCGCACCATCCAATTTGATTCCCAGGGGAAACTCCCATAATAGTCTTTTGATAtatttggagatcttggcctggggcataaaTACCTCCCATTATTGACCTCGAAATTAGTCCCTCAGTTCCTCTGGAGATCGCTCCCTAGCCGAGGGCCTCGGAAACCTAAATATAATCAAGGCTCTGTCTCCCAACCTTTGCTAATTTCTAATCTGGAACTAGCCCCCTGAGAGAGAGCTGTTCAATGAAAATAAACCCACTTCTGCCAAAAACCTGGCTTGGAGAATGGGACTGTGAATTCTTTCGCAAAACCTGCGACACCGGCCTGGGGACCCCCATTGCTGTTAGGGTATCCTCACCCCTCAACAATAGACACAGTATAACTTTATTCTAACTccattagaaggtaagctcctccttaggaatttttatttttactttgttctccCAAAACCATTAGTGTCGATTTAGTGTGGGAAGGAACATTTAGAGGTCGTGGAATTCATcgttccccttcccccttttatGGACAAGGATAATAAAGTACAGAGATTAAGTCATCTAGCTAGGGGTCTGCACTGGCAATGAACTCCGATCTATCTAAAACACAGGCTCGGTACATATAAGGAATGTTGATAGTTTCTATGGGTCTTAATAAccccaaagatttaaagaaagacaTATTCATAAATAGCGCAAGACCTGAcatatagtgggtgcttaatgaaCGTTTGCTGAATGAGGTTACAAACCCACTTCTCTCGTGGCCCTGCTGAGTGGGCTTCCGTGACAAGAGCTTCAAGTGGTGTATCAGCCCCAAGGCAAGAGCAGAGCCTGTGGTACGGACGCTGGTTCcacagagaaaaggggagggatggAGGTGGAAAATGCTGTGACATTAGAAAAGAGGGTgttaaggagagaaagagactttGGGGGAAAACCCTAAAGATAAGCACGGACAACATGAGCGGAACGAAGGGTAAGAGGGCAAAGCCGCTCGCACAGGATGGAAACCGCTCAGGACCCTTTTCAATCTAAGCCTTTTCCGTTCCCGTTTTTACCTTCGGAAGGACTTCCGCCCCTATGTCACCGGCCCGTCTGCGCCTGCgcctgtttttttgggggggcgggggggaggggctATGTGTGGTTTTTCTTTTCGGGGACAGCCGGAAATGATGTTCCACTACCGATTCCGTACGGCTGGCAGAACCGGAAGTAGTCAGCATGGACGGCGCCATTTTGGCACTTCACTCCGTAGATACAGGTCCTGAGGGAGGTCAAAACTCTCTGATGCTTTTCAAGCGTGCACGCCTTTCAGCCGGCTCCTAGTCATGAACTCACAGGTGCGGACCGAACCCCTGCTTGGGAACTTTCCACTGTCGATCCCGGGGGACCCTTACTCTGTAGTAGTGCTACTGCAGGGCTACTCGGAGCCGCAGGGAACCGAGGGCGCGCAAAGAGCGGACGGCTCCGTGACACTGTTACTGCCCACTACCTGGAAGTCGCAGGGAGCACGTGGGGAAGCGCCCGCTGGCCCGGACACACAAACCGCCCTGGAGCAGGCGGGCTCGGGCCCGGTGCTAGTGGACACGGGGGGGCCCTGGGCCAGAGACGCCCTGCTGGCTGCGTTGGCTGCGCACGGCGTGGCCCCGGATGCTGTGACTCTCGTGGTGGGCACCCACGGCCACTCGGACCACGTGGGCAGCCTGGGCTTGTTCCCGCGTGCCGCGCTCCTTGTATCCCACGACTTCTGCCTCCCAGGGGGCCTCTACCTGCCCCACGGGCTGAGCGAGACATGCCCTTTGCGCCTCGGCCCGGGCCTCGAGATCTGGGCCACGCCGGGACATGCGGGCCTCAGTGACGTCAGCGTGGTGGTGGCGGGTACCTCCGTGGGCACGGTCGTGGTGGCTGGAGATGTGTTCGAGCGGGAGCACGATGGCGACACCTGGCGGCAGCTCAGCGAGGACCCCGCGGCGCAGGAGCGCAGCCGGCAGCGAGTGCTGGCGGCCGCCGACGTAATAGTGCCGGGTCATGGGGGACCTTTCAGGGTCTTCAGAGAGCCCGGAGACCACTCAGTGTCCTAACCTGGGAGCGGGGTGTTGCAAGCACAGGCTCAGGGCCTGACCCTGACCAGCTCTGAGACTAACCCTGCCTGGTCCAAGAAGCGCCGCTAGGAGCCGTGCTGGGACTCTCGCATCCTCTGTGCTGCCGACTCCTCTCTGGCTAATACCTGCTTTAGAGGAGAAAAATCTAACCAAGCACTTTCACCTGtgtctctgagtctcattttcctcccttTGGAAATGAGATCAGGAATCCTTATCTAAGCTGCCACCATACCCACGagaatcagatgaaataaaaaaaaaaaatcggatgAGGTATTTACCCacgaggatcagatgaaataa
Proteins encoded in this region:
- the MBLAC1 gene encoding metallo-beta-lactamase domain-containing protein 1, whose translation is MNSQVRTEPLLGNFPLSIPGDPYSVVVLLQGYSEPQGTEGAQRADGSVTLLLPTTWKSQGARGEAPAGPDTQTALEQAGSGPVLVDTGGPWARDALLAALAAHGVAPDAVTLVVGTHGHSDHVGSLGLFPRAALLVSHDFCLPGGLYLPHGLSETCPLRLGPGLEIWATPGHAGLSDVSVVVAGTSVGTVVVAGDVFEREHDGDTWRQLSEDPAAQERSRQRVLAAADVIVPGHGGPFRVFREPGDHSVS